From Candidatus Neomarinimicrobiota bacterium, the proteins below share one genomic window:
- the map gene encoding type I methionyl aminopeptidase has protein sequence MIRYKSQHEIQIMRKAGKLVHDTLVEVSKWIKPGISTAKLDTIAEDYIRSHHGLPGFKGYNGYPATLCVSVNEEVVHGIPGPRILKEGDMVSIDCGTIVDGYYGDHARTFAVGELPEDWKRLMTVTEECLNIGIRKAVSGNHLLDIGHAIQTHAEGHHFSVIRSLVGHGIGRKLHEEPQVPNYGHPGRGMRLKPGLVIAIEPMINLGTHEVETLQDGWTIVTRDRKVSAHFEHTIAVTENEPLILTNG, from the coding sequence ATGATACGCTACAAATCACAGCATGAAATTCAAATCATGCGGAAAGCGGGAAAGCTGGTCCATGATACCCTTGTGGAAGTCTCAAAATGGATCAAACCCGGAATAAGCACGGCAAAGCTTGATACTATTGCCGAAGATTATATCCGGTCTCATCACGGACTTCCCGGCTTTAAAGGGTATAACGGTTACCCCGCAACACTCTGCGTATCTGTCAATGAAGAGGTCGTTCACGGCATTCCCGGTCCGCGTATCCTCAAAGAGGGGGACATGGTCAGTATAGACTGTGGAACCATTGTGGATGGATACTATGGAGATCACGCACGGACATTTGCCGTGGGTGAGTTGCCGGAGGATTGGAAACGGCTGATGACCGTCACGGAAGAATGTCTGAATATCGGCATTCGCAAGGCTGTATCCGGTAATCACTTGCTGGATATCGGCCACGCGATTCAGACACATGCAGAAGGGCATCACTTTTCGGTGATCCGGTCCCTGGTGGGACACGGAATCGGACGGAAACTTCATGAAGAGCCCCAGGTCCCCAATTACGGACATCCGGGGCGTGGTATGCGTTTGAAACCCGGTCTGGTCATCGCAATTGAACCGATGATCAATCTGGGAACCCATGAAGTGGAAACCCTGCAGGATGGCTGGACCATCGTGACGCGGGACCGGAAAGTGTCGGCTCACTTTGAGCATACCATCGCAGTCACTGAAAATGAACCGCTTATTCTGACAAACGGGTGA
- the secY gene encoding preprotein translocase subunit SecY: protein MIQSLKSVFKIHELRQRILFTILILVVYRVGGHIPLPGVDTEALSIAAQSFQNTLLGLYDMFAGGAFQKATVFALGIMPYISASIIIQLLGAVFPYFQRLQKEGPEGRKKLTQLTRYGTVAISALQGYGVAIFLQHMNAGTSAQPMPVVPNPGMGFVLLTVLTLITGTMFIMWLGEQITDRGIGNGISLIIMIGIMVRFPNVIFKEVTLISEGVRSLFAEVILLGLMVLTIGFVILLTQGTRKIPVQYAKRVVGRKIYGGQSTHIPLRVNTAGVMPIIFAQSLMFIPSTITTFMGDVEWLQSAMRIFSIDHWFYWLVFGLLIIFFTYFYTAIAFNPTEVADNMKKHGGFIPGIRPGKRTAEYIDNILTRVTLPGSIALAIVAIFPYILMNVMGIDYDLASFFGGTSLLILVGVALDTLQQIESQLITRHYDGFLKSGKLRGRRRF from the coding sequence ATGATCCAGAGTCTGAAATCCGTTTTCAAGATTCACGAATTGCGACAGAGAATTCTGTTCACCATTCTCATTCTGGTTGTCTACCGTGTGGGTGGACACATTCCTCTCCCCGGTGTAGATACAGAAGCCCTCAGTATCGCAGCCCAGAGCTTTCAAAATACACTCCTGGGCCTCTATGATATGTTCGCAGGCGGTGCTTTTCAAAAAGCAACCGTTTTTGCCCTGGGAATTATGCCCTATATCAGCGCGAGCATTATCATTCAGCTTCTCGGAGCTGTCTTTCCCTATTTCCAGAGACTGCAAAAGGAAGGACCGGAAGGGAGAAAGAAACTTACGCAATTAACCCGCTATGGCACCGTGGCTATTTCAGCGTTGCAAGGCTACGGCGTGGCCATCTTCCTTCAGCACATGAATGCCGGGACATCGGCTCAGCCCATGCCTGTCGTTCCCAATCCGGGTATGGGATTCGTCCTTTTGACAGTTTTAACTCTGATCACCGGAACCATGTTTATTATGTGGCTCGGTGAACAGATAACGGACAGGGGTATCGGAAACGGTATCTCCCTCATTATTATGATCGGTATTATGGTCCGCTTCCCCAACGTGATTTTCAAGGAAGTCACCCTCATTTCTGAAGGGGTTAGAAGCCTCTTTGCAGAAGTGATTCTTCTGGGACTCATGGTTCTGACGATTGGTTTTGTGATTCTGCTGACACAGGGAACGCGCAAGATTCCTGTTCAGTATGCAAAACGGGTTGTCGGACGGAAAATCTATGGCGGCCAGTCGACTCATATTCCCCTCCGGGTGAATACAGCCGGTGTGATGCCGATTATCTTTGCTCAATCCCTCATGTTCATTCCAAGTACCATCACCACCTTTATGGGTGATGTGGAATGGCTTCAAAGTGCTATGCGCATCTTCTCCATCGATCACTGGTTCTACTGGCTGGTCTTTGGATTGCTCATCATTTTCTTCACCTACTTCTATACGGCGATTGCTTTCAATCCCACGGAAGTGGCGGATAACATGAAAAAGCACGGGGGATTTATTCCCGGTATCCGTCCGGGAAAACGTACAGCAGAATATATCGACAATATTCTCACACGGGTTACATTACCCGGTTCGATTGCCCTGGCTATCGTGGCAATTTTTCCCTACATCCTGATGAATGTCATGGGGATTGATTACGATCTGGCCAGTTTCTTTGGTGGGACATCTTTGCTGATTCTTGTAGGTGTGGCTCTGGATACGCTTCAGCAAATTGAATCACAACTGATTACCCGCCATTATGACGGTTTTTTGAAATCCGGAAAACTTCGGGGACGGCGCCGTTTTTAA
- the gcvPB gene encoding aminomethyl-transferring glycine dehydrogenase subunit GcvPB: MDQKLLIELSSDGKNGVRFPACDVEEQKLEDMFPSDYLRKSPPDLPQVSIPEVVRHFVNLSALNHHVDKAMYPLGSCTMKYNPKMNEAVAGMTGFTEIHPLQSPQTVQGALKIYKDVEDFLCAITGMAGFTLQPAAGSHGELTGVMIMRRYHLKKGNQKKIILIPDSAHGTNPASVAIGGYEARQVKSTVEGLVDIEDLKKKLSDEVAGFMLTNPNTVGLFEENVQEISRLIHEVDGLMYMDGANMNALLGIVKTGRAGFDITHLNLHKTFSTPHGGGGPGSGPIGVNEKLLPFLPTPVVREKDGTYFFDWDLPESIGKIHSFWGNYGVILRAWTYIRMLGSEGLKQVSRGAIINANYLKTRLEKVYHLPYTKRPMHECVFSGDRQKAKGARTLDIAKRLLDYGVHAPTVYFPLIVHEALMIEPTETESKASLDYFADVMLKIDQEIDKDPELVTNAPYTTPVSRLDEGKANRELNICWQDMNKGD, encoded by the coding sequence ATGGATCAAAAGTTGTTGATTGAATTGTCAAGTGACGGGAAAAACGGTGTTCGTTTTCCTGCCTGTGATGTGGAAGAACAGAAACTTGAAGATATGTTCCCTTCAGATTATTTACGAAAATCACCGCCGGACCTGCCCCAGGTGAGTATCCCTGAAGTGGTCCGGCATTTTGTGAATCTTTCCGCCCTGAACCACCATGTGGATAAAGCCATGTATCCCCTTGGATCCTGTACCATGAAATACAATCCCAAAATGAACGAAGCCGTTGCAGGCATGACCGGTTTCACGGAAATCCATCCCTTGCAATCTCCTCAAACAGTCCAGGGAGCCCTGAAAATTTATAAAGATGTGGAAGATTTTCTCTGTGCCATCACGGGGATGGCCGGTTTTACTCTTCAACCTGCTGCCGGATCCCATGGTGAACTGACCGGTGTCATGATCATGCGCCGGTACCACCTGAAAAAAGGGAATCAAAAAAAGATCATTCTGATTCCTGATTCAGCCCACGGGACCAACCCTGCGTCAGTTGCCATCGGTGGATATGAAGCACGGCAGGTCAAATCCACTGTTGAAGGATTGGTAGATATTGAAGATTTGAAAAAAAAGCTCTCCGACGAGGTGGCGGGTTTTATGCTGACAAACCCCAATACGGTCGGACTCTTTGAGGAAAATGTGCAGGAAATCAGCCGCCTGATTCATGAAGTGGACGGACTGATGTATATGGACGGAGCCAATATGAATGCCCTTCTGGGTATTGTGAAAACGGGTCGTGCCGGCTTTGACATTACTCATTTGAATCTGCACAAGACCTTTTCAACCCCCCATGGTGGTGGAGGACCCGGAAGTGGACCGATCGGTGTGAATGAAAAATTACTCCCCTTTTTGCCCACGCCTGTAGTCCGGGAAAAAGACGGGACTTACTTTTTTGATTGGGATTTGCCTGAATCTATCGGAAAAATTCATTCTTTTTGGGGAAATTACGGAGTGATTCTGAGGGCCTGGACATATATCCGGATGCTGGGATCCGAAGGACTCAAACAGGTTTCCCGGGGTGCCATTATCAATGCCAATTATCTTAAAACACGTCTTGAAAAGGTGTATCACCTCCCCTACACCAAAAGACCCATGCATGAATGCGTTTTTTCGGGAGACCGTCAAAAGGCAAAAGGAGCCCGGACACTGGATATTGCAAAACGGCTTTTGGATTACGGCGTCCACGCACCCACAGTCTATTTTCCCCTCATTGTCCATGAAGCCCTCATGATTGAACCGACAGAAACGGAAAGTAAGGCATCTCTCGACTATTTTGCCGATGTAATGCTGAAAATAGATCAGGAAATTGACAAAGATCCTGAATTAGTAACCAACGCCCCTTATACAACACCTGTATCCCGCCTGGATGAGGGAAAAGCCAACAGGGAACTGAATATTTGCTGGCAGGATATGAACAAGGGAGACTAA
- the rpsK gene encoding 30S ribosomal protein S11, with product MAKKTQATRKRKRKLRVDPDGIAFIKASYNNTVITLADQYGNAIAWATAGRAGFKGSRKSTPFAAGQAAEIAAKEAMDAGLVRVEVRVKGPGGGREMAIRSLSAAGLEVTAIKDVTPIPHNGCRPPKRRRV from the coding sequence TTGGCAAAGAAAACACAAGCAACACGCAAAAGAAAGAGAAAGCTGAGAGTTGATCCTGACGGGATTGCTTTCATCAAAGCTTCATATAACAATACGGTGATTACATTAGCCGATCAGTACGGGAATGCCATTGCCTGGGCCACTGCAGGACGTGCCGGATTTAAAGGATCCAGAAAAAGCACTCCTTTTGCCGCAGGACAAGCCGCTGAAATTGCAGCGAAGGAAGCCATGGATGCAGGACTGGTCCGCGTGGAAGTCCGTGTAAAAGGTCCAGGCGGAGGAAGAGAAATGGCTATCAGATCTCTGTCTGCTGCCGGACTGGAAGTAACCGCAATTAAGGACGTTACACCCATTCCTCATAATGGATGCCGTCCCCCGAAACGTCGAAGAGTGTAG
- the hutI gene encoding imidazolonepropionase, producing the protein MRTVLKNIGQLVTWDENLGEMVILENQDLVIALDRIFSIGLSADIQDAREFDCSNCVVTPAFIDPHTHPVFADMRRKEFELRVQGADYQAIAAAGGGILNSVRSLRNMSEDELFDRSLPRVKKFLEYGTATIEAKSGYGLTTMDELKSLRVIRRLNESLSLDLIPTFLGAHEIPDEYRNQRDKYIRLITDEMIPAVAEENLAVYCDVFTEKTVFSRDETEKIFDAAQAYGLRLRIHADEFTAIGGTELAVSRHADSADHLMKVSEEGIRALKNSHTTAIILPGTTFFLGKCDYAPARRLWDEGVRVALATDFNPGSSMTQNLSLILTLACVYMHLSPLEALQAVTWHSACSLGLESDRGILAPGKRADIAIWNVRDYRDLAYWYGMNHLKSLFKNGVREEYA; encoded by the coding sequence ATGAGAACGGTACTGAAAAACATTGGACAATTGGTTACGTGGGATGAAAATCTGGGGGAAATGGTCATACTGGAGAATCAGGACCTTGTCATTGCACTGGACAGGATTTTTTCCATCGGTCTGTCTGCTGACATACAGGATGCCCGGGAATTCGATTGCAGCAATTGTGTGGTAACGCCGGCTTTCATCGATCCTCATACACACCCTGTATTTGCGGATATGCGGCGAAAAGAGTTTGAATTACGGGTTCAGGGTGCAGATTATCAGGCCATTGCCGCTGCCGGCGGTGGGATCCTGAACAGCGTACGTTCCCTGCGAAACATGTCTGAAGATGAATTGTTCGACAGATCCCTTCCCCGGGTAAAAAAATTCCTGGAATATGGCACAGCCACCATTGAGGCAAAAAGCGGGTATGGATTGACTACAATGGATGAGCTGAAATCGCTTCGGGTGATACGCCGTTTGAATGAATCCCTCTCCCTGGATTTGATCCCGACTTTTCTGGGAGCCCATGAGATTCCAGACGAATACCGGAATCAGCGTGACAAATATATTCGTCTTATTACGGATGAAATGATCCCGGCTGTGGCAGAAGAAAATCTGGCTGTCTATTGTGATGTCTTCACGGAAAAAACTGTTTTTTCACGGGATGAGACGGAAAAAATCTTTGATGCTGCCCAGGCATACGGTCTTCGGCTGAGAATTCATGCCGATGAATTTACAGCAATTGGCGGGACTGAATTGGCGGTCTCACGTCATGCCGATTCGGCCGATCATCTTATGAAGGTTTCAGAAGAAGGGATCCGGGCATTGAAAAACAGCCATACAACAGCCATTATATTACCAGGAACCACTTTTTTCCTGGGTAAATGTGATTATGCACCAGCCCGTAGACTTTGGGATGAAGGCGTGAGGGTAGCTCTGGCTACTGATTTTAATCCCGGCAGCTCCATGACCCAGAACCTCTCCCTTATTCTCACCCTGGCCTGTGTTTATATGCATTTAAGTCCCCTCGAAGCCCTGCAGGCCGTTACCTGGCATAGTGCCTGCTCCCTTGGACTTGAGTCTGACAGAGGAATTCTGGCTCCGGGGAAACGAGCCGATATCGCTATTTGGAATGTCAGGGATTACCGTGATTTAGCCTACTGGTACGGTATGAATCATCTGAAGTCTCTTTTTAAAAATGGTGTCCGGGAAGAATATGCTTGA
- the infA gene encoding translation initiation factor IF-1 yields MAKQNAIRVDGTILETLPNASFRVELENGHEVLAHISGKMRMHFIKILPGDKVTLELSPYDLSRGRIVYRYK; encoded by the coding sequence ATGGCAAAGCAAAACGCTATCAGAGTGGATGGAACAATACTGGAGACTCTGCCCAATGCATCTTTCAGGGTGGAGTTGGAAAATGGACATGAAGTCCTGGCTCATATCTCAGGTAAAATGCGTATGCATTTTATCAAAATTCTGCCAGGTGACAAGGTGACATTGGAATTGTCCCCTTATGATTTGTCCAGAGGCCGTATTGTCTATCGATATAAGTAA
- the rpsM gene encoding 30S ribosomal protein S13, protein MARIAGVDLPRDKKVKVGLSYIYGIGRPMALKILEKAGVDPEIRVQDLTEDQVSSIRQLIADEYKVEGALRTEVTMNIKRLMDIGCYRGLRHRRGLPVRGQNTKNNARTRKGKKRAAIKKKRKT, encoded by the coding sequence TTGGCTCGAATTGCAGGCGTAGACTTACCGCGCGACAAAAAAGTCAAAGTGGGTTTGTCTTACATTTATGGTATAGGACGTCCTATGGCTCTTAAGATCCTGGAAAAAGCAGGAGTTGATCCTGAAATCCGTGTGCAGGATCTGACAGAAGATCAGGTCAGTTCCATTCGTCAGCTGATTGCCGACGAATATAAAGTTGAAGGTGCATTGCGTACCGAAGTAACAATGAATATTAAACGGTTGATGGATATCGGCTGCTATCGTGGACTCCGGCATCGCCGGGGACTTCCGGTCCGGGGGCAGAACACCAAGAATAATGCCCGGACACGGAAAGGTAAGAAAAGGGCAGCGATTAAGAAAAAACGGAAAACATAA
- the rplO gene encoding 50S ribosomal protein L15, whose translation MILSTLKPAKGSRKNTKRRGRGIGSGNGCTAGRGSNGQKSRSGAKHYSWFEGGQMPLQRRVPKRGFSNDKFRQEFQIVNLKDLNTLETEEINATVLKANGLVKKEDKPVKILGVGEVDKAFTITVDAFSATAKEKIEKAGGKAIVL comes from the coding sequence ATGATATTATCGACACTTAAACCCGCAAAAGGGTCCCGGAAAAACACCAAACGTCGCGGCCGCGGCATTGGGTCCGGAAATGGTTGTACGGCCGGACGTGGATCCAATGGACAAAAATCCCGCTCCGGTGCAAAACACTACAGTTGGTTTGAAGGCGGACAGATGCCCCTCCAGCGCCGGGTTCCCAAACGGGGATTTTCCAATGATAAATTCCGTCAGGAATTTCAGATTGTGAATCTGAAAGACCTGAATACGCTCGAAACTGAAGAGATTAATGCAACGGTTTTGAAAGCGAACGGACTGGTGAAAAAAGAAGATAAACCCGTGAAGATACTCGGGGTGGGCGAAGTGGATAAAGCCTTCACCATTACTGTGGATGCTTTCAGTGCCACAGCCAAAGAAAAAATTGAAAAAGCCGGCGGAAAGGCCATAGTATTATGA
- the alaS gene encoding alanine--tRNA ligase — translation MKSQELRRSFIDFFVKQHQHTEVPSSPVVPLNDPSLLFTNAGMNQFKPVFLDQAEPVSPRVVNSQKCIRVSGKHNDLEEVGKDDYHHTFFEMLGNWSFGDYYKGEAIEWAWDLLTREWGLSKDRLFATVYHEDDESYKLWKKISGLPSSRILRFGEKDNFWEMGNTGPCGPSSEIHYYRGSMNEGIDAGLVNAGDSRYIELWNLVFMQYFRDEEGILHPLSKKHVDTGAGFERLLCTLNGLQSNYETDIFQEVIRDIESRSGKSYDGGPAGMPHRVIADHLRMLSFSIADGALPSNDGRGYVLRRILRRAARYGKKIGLNGPFIHALVPQLIRTMGDAYPELVKHGEQITAVIRNEEESFLQTLDRGLAIFEDLVLKANKKGLKTLPGKDVFKLYDTFGFPVDLTRLLAEEKGFFIDEEAFNQHMAKQKARARASGQFKDVSNKPLEWKSFAPKRDQSDKTEFVGYERLSCQAKLLKAAHAKGQTYLIFDKTPFYAESGGQIGDTGIVVFDKKEYPITDTRKEGSRFIHIVDKKIPLNHLSETATLQVVEARRLDTARNHTGTHLLHAALRNVLGSHVRQAGSYVGPDNLRFDFNHPRKVSPDELKKIQSLVNEAILHNTPLTVKYMSYQDAVDKGAMALFGEKYGQEVRTIKIGDVSFELCGGTHVQATGDIGYFIILNESSIASGVRRIEAVTGHKAREYLSRWQDIVENLSIRLKTEDTSILSKIDDLMEQLKILEKERDELKARLLTDSVEDYLKNPEYAEEIPVYTAVVDVDSMNSLKHLGDRAREKLKTGVVLFATQNNQTSQVLCMVTDDLVQKGVHAGNIVKKIGQELGGGGGGRPHMATAGGKSSTDLAAVLKQAVMYVKRSR, via the coding sequence ATGAAATCTCAGGAACTTCGACGCAGCTTTATCGATTTCTTCGTCAAACAGCACCAACATACAGAAGTCCCCAGTTCACCGGTGGTTCCCCTGAATGATCCGTCCCTTCTTTTTACCAACGCCGGAATGAACCAGTTTAAGCCGGTATTTCTGGATCAGGCCGAACCGGTCTCCCCACGGGTTGTAAATTCCCAGAAATGCATCCGGGTCAGCGGAAAACATAATGACCTGGAAGAAGTGGGGAAGGATGACTATCACCATACTTTTTTTGAAATGCTGGGGAATTGGAGTTTTGGGGATTACTATAAAGGGGAAGCCATCGAATGGGCCTGGGATTTGCTGACCCGGGAATGGGGATTGTCCAAAGACAGGCTTTTCGCCACGGTGTATCATGAGGATGATGAATCCTATAAGCTGTGGAAGAAAATTTCAGGATTGCCTTCATCACGCATTCTTCGTTTCGGGGAAAAAGATAATTTCTGGGAGATGGGAAATACAGGCCCCTGTGGACCCAGCTCTGAAATTCACTATTACAGGGGCTCCATGAATGAAGGGATCGATGCCGGTCTGGTAAATGCCGGCGATTCACGATATATTGAATTGTGGAATTTGGTCTTTATGCAATATTTTCGGGATGAGGAAGGAATCCTCCACCCCCTGTCTAAAAAACATGTGGATACAGGTGCCGGATTTGAACGGCTTTTATGCACCTTGAACGGTTTGCAGAGTAATTATGAAACCGATATTTTCCAGGAGGTTATCCGGGACATAGAATCCAGAAGCGGGAAATCCTATGATGGTGGTCCGGCTGGGATGCCTCATCGGGTGATTGCAGACCATCTGAGGATGCTCTCTTTCAGTATTGCCGATGGTGCCCTCCCTTCCAATGATGGTCGTGGGTATGTCCTCCGGCGTATCCTTCGCCGGGCGGCACGCTATGGAAAGAAAATCGGTCTGAATGGTCCCTTTATCCATGCACTCGTCCCCCAATTAATCCGGACGATGGGTGATGCGTATCCCGAACTTGTCAAACATGGCGAACAGATAACAGCGGTTATCCGGAATGAGGAAGAATCTTTTCTTCAGACGTTGGACCGTGGACTGGCCATCTTTGAAGATCTTGTATTAAAGGCGAATAAAAAGGGACTTAAAACACTCCCGGGTAAAGATGTCTTCAAATTATACGATACCTTTGGTTTCCCGGTGGATCTGACCCGTCTTCTCGCTGAAGAAAAGGGGTTTTTCATTGATGAGGAGGCTTTCAACCAGCACATGGCAAAGCAAAAAGCACGGGCCAGGGCTTCAGGCCAATTTAAAGATGTTTCGAATAAACCGCTGGAATGGAAAAGTTTTGCTCCCAAAAGGGACCAGTCAGACAAAACAGAATTTGTTGGGTATGAAAGGCTCAGTTGCCAGGCAAAGCTGTTAAAGGCCGCCCATGCAAAGGGACAAACATACCTTATTTTTGACAAAACTCCTTTTTATGCAGAATCCGGAGGTCAAATCGGAGATACCGGAATTGTGGTTTTTGATAAGAAAGAGTATCCCATAACAGATACACGGAAAGAAGGCAGCCGTTTTATCCATATTGTGGATAAAAAAATCCCACTGAATCATCTTTCGGAAACGGCGACTCTTCAGGTTGTGGAGGCGCGGCGATTGGATACGGCCCGGAATCATACCGGTACCCATCTGCTGCATGCAGCCCTCCGGAATGTGTTGGGATCCCATGTTCGTCAGGCGGGCAGTTATGTGGGGCCCGATAATCTCCGTTTCGATTTTAACCATCCCCGGAAAGTGTCCCCGGATGAACTGAAGAAAATTCAGTCACTGGTCAATGAAGCAATTCTCCACAATACCCCCCTTACTGTAAAATACATGTCCTATCAGGACGCTGTAGACAAGGGGGCGATGGCTCTTTTCGGTGAAAAATACGGTCAGGAAGTCCGGACAATCAAAATAGGAGATGTCTCTTTTGAACTCTGCGGGGGGACTCACGTTCAGGCCACAGGTGATATTGGATATTTCATCATCCTGAATGAAAGCAGCATTGCCAGTGGTGTCCGGCGGATTGAAGCCGTCACAGGGCATAAAGCCAGGGAGTATCTTTCCCGCTGGCAGGATATTGTGGAAAATCTCTCCATCCGCCTGAAAACGGAAGATACATCCATCCTGTCAAAAATTGACGATTTGATGGAACAACTCAAAATCCTGGAAAAGGAAAGGGATGAACTGAAAGCACGTCTTTTGACAGATTCGGTAGAGGATTATCTGAAAAATCCTGAATATGCTGAAGAAATTCCCGTTTACACAGCCGTGGTGGATGTGGATTCCATGAATTCCCTGAAACATCTTGGGGACAGGGCCCGGGAGAAGCTGAAGACGGGGGTTGTCCTTTTTGCCACACAGAATAATCAAACAAGTCAGGTCCTGTGCATGGTTACCGATGATCTGGTGCAAAAGGGTGTGCACGCAGGGAATATCGTAAAAAAGATCGGACAGGAACTTGGTGGTGGAGGAGGAGGGCGTCCTCATATGGCGACGGCAGGTGGAAAATCAAGCACAGATCTGGCCGCCGTGTTGAAACAAGCAGTCATGTATGTAAAGAGAAGCAGGTGA
- a CDS encoding DNA-directed RNA polymerase subunit alpha — MPNFQIPEKIKIDEDVKQERFGRFILEPLERGFGITTGNALRRVLLSSIPGAAVTALRIEGVLHEFSTIDGVIEDVTLIILNLKKVRVRLANSKPIKLTLKLQGPANITAGMLSGGNPNVEIMNPDQHIMTIEEEKNLTLELWIGRGRGYFTADNNKTADAPLDTIWIDSIFSPIVKVNYFVEKLQSGVKEDLEKLILEVTTDGTMTPQDAVSYSSKLLADHLKPFFALQSTDVIEPEQQIDEDKMRIRKQLMRSIDELELSVRSYNCLQAAEIKTIADLVSKEENEMLRFKNFGRKSLNELIEKLDELGLRFGMDISEYVKDVNKK, encoded by the coding sequence ATGCCCAATTTTCAAATACCTGAAAAAATAAAAATTGATGAAGATGTAAAGCAGGAGCGCTTTGGCCGGTTTATCCTGGAGCCCCTCGAAAGGGGATTCGGCATTACAACCGGAAATGCCCTCAGGCGTGTTTTACTTTCATCTATACCTGGCGCGGCGGTAACAGCCCTTCGGATTGAAGGGGTCCTTCATGAGTTTTCCACCATCGACGGTGTGATTGAAGATGTAACCCTGATTATCCTGAATCTTAAAAAAGTCCGCGTACGACTGGCAAATTCCAAGCCCATCAAGCTAACCCTCAAACTACAGGGGCCAGCCAATATTACGGCAGGTATGCTCAGCGGTGGAAACCCAAATGTGGAAATCATGAATCCCGATCAACATATCATGACTATTGAAGAAGAAAAAAATCTGACACTGGAACTGTGGATCGGTCGCGGTAGAGGGTATTTTACTGCGGATAACAATAAAACCGCCGATGCTCCCCTGGATACAATCTGGATCGATTCCATTTTCTCACCCATTGTTAAAGTGAACTATTTTGTGGAAAAACTTCAGTCAGGAGTAAAGGAAGATCTGGAAAAACTGATCCTTGAAGTGACAACAGATGGAACTATGACACCTCAGGATGCCGTTTCCTATTCCTCTAAACTCCTGGCAGATCACCTGAAACCCTTCTTCGCACTCCAGTCCACTGATGTGATTGAACCGGAACAGCAGATAGATGAAGATAAGATGCGGATACGGAAACAACTTATGCGGAGTATCGATGAGCTGGAACTCTCCGTCCGCTCCTACAATTGCCTTCAGGCTGCTGAAATCAAAACCATTGCCGATCTGGTATCCAAAGAAGAAAACGAAATGCTCCGGTTTAAGAATTTTGGCCGGAAATCCCTGAATGAACTCATCGAGAAGCTGGATGAGCTGGGACTTCGTTTTGGTATGGATATTTCTGAATATGTTAAAGATGTAAACAAGAAGTGA
- the rpsD gene encoding 30S ribosomal protein S4, which yields MARYRGPRGKICRRLDYAAFESPKFSNPKKNYPPGEHGPTHRHRLSEYGIQMREKQRIKHTYGVLERQFRNYFKRADRQEGKTGDNLMRMLESRLDNVVYRLGFAPTRRAARQIVSHKHVLVNESVVNIPSYQVKPGDVIRIREKSKRLDLILDAVKKSHGNLSWLKLDKAKLSGEILHIPEREEIPQDFNEQLVVELYSK from the coding sequence ATGGCTAGATATCGTGGTCCAAGAGGAAAGATCTGTCGTCGTTTGGATTATGCGGCTTTTGAATCTCCAAAATTTTCCAATCCAAAGAAAAATTATCCCCCCGGAGAACACGGCCCAACCCATCGGCATCGCCTCTCAGAATATGGTATTCAAATGCGCGAAAAACAGCGTATTAAGCATACGTACGGTGTATTGGAACGTCAGTTTAGAAACTATTTTAAACGGGCTGATCGCCAGGAAGGGAAAACGGGTGACAATTTAATGAGAATGCTTGAAAGCCGACTTGATAACGTGGTTTACCGCCTGGGATTTGCACCCACACGCCGTGCTGCACGGCAGATCGTTTCCCATAAACATGTCCTGGTGAATGAATCAGTGGTCAATATCCCGTCCTATCAGGTAAAACCCGGGGACGTGATCCGTATTCGCGAAAAAAGTAAACGCCTGGATCTGATCCTGGATGCTGTCAAAAAGTCTCACGGAAACCTGAGTTGGCTGAAACTGGATAAAGCGAAATTAAGTGGCGAAATTCTTCATATCCCTGAAAGGGAAGAAATCCCTCAGGACTTTAATGAACAATTGGTCGTCGAATTGTATTCTAAATAA